In the genome of Myxococcus guangdongensis, one region contains:
- a CDS encoding prepilin-type N-terminal cleavage/methylation domain-containing protein, with protein MKKKGGFTLIELMIVVAIIGILAAIAIPNFIRFQAKSKQSEAKTNLKAIFTAQKAYFGEKDKYVSDFKVVGFDPEPGNRFSYGINGTCNESVETTGRNYSGGCIGQDKARFTEVPALGAAPLTAGVAGSCPNCDFSAIAVGNVDNDTQADTWGITSFASSATTLQGTCGIDSNKIGGGEPGNAYNDVSCP; from the coding sequence CGTCGTCGCCATCATCGGCATCCTGGCCGCCATCGCCATCCCGAACTTCATCCGCTTCCAGGCCAAGTCCAAGCAGTCCGAGGCGAAGACCAACCTGAAGGCCATCTTCACGGCCCAGAAGGCGTACTTCGGCGAGAAGGACAAGTACGTTTCGGACTTCAAGGTCGTCGGCTTCGACCCGGAGCCGGGCAACCGCTTCAGCTACGGCATCAACGGTACGTGCAACGAGTCCGTCGAGACGACCGGTCGTAACTACTCCGGCGGCTGCATCGGCCAGGACAAGGCCCGCTTCACGGAGGTTCCCGCGCTGGGTGCTGCGCCGCTGACCGCTGGCGTGGCCGGCTCGTGCCCCAACTGCGACTTCTCCGCCATCGCGGTGGGCAACGTCGACAACGACACGCAGGCCGACACGTGGGGCATCACGTCGTTCGCCTCCTCGGCGACCACCCTGCAGGGCACCTGCGGCATCGACAGCAACAAGATCGGTGGCGGCGAGCCCGGCAACGCCTACAACGACGTGAGCTGCCCGTAG
- a CDS encoding ABC transporter permease — protein MSAFGAMVWNGFREARRNRVTVVVGAFAAVVLLSSTLVTEVTVATFDRVLTDFGLGMMSLILVFLTIFLSSGLLSREIERRTIFLVVSKPVSRSQFLLARLAGNMLTLAVLMGAMLLIFLSQLVMFQVAVNPTQVLAVVGLWFELLVLTSAGILFSSFAGPAVSAIATTGIYFAGHLANDLFDIAQRLDDGPVKAVATALYYLLPNLEKMNFRPQATYALPVDASTFFSGVGYGLGWAALFTAAAIFIFERRDFR, from the coding sequence ATGAGCGCGTTCGGCGCGATGGTCTGGAACGGGTTCCGTGAGGCGCGCCGCAACCGCGTCACGGTGGTGGTGGGCGCGTTCGCCGCGGTGGTGCTGCTGTCATCGACGCTGGTGACGGAGGTGACGGTCGCCACGTTCGACCGGGTGCTCACCGACTTCGGCCTGGGGATGATGAGCCTCATCCTCGTCTTCCTCACCATCTTCCTGTCGAGCGGCCTGCTGAGTCGGGAGATCGAGCGGCGCACCATCTTCCTCGTGGTGAGCAAGCCGGTGTCGCGCTCACAGTTCCTGCTGGCGCGGCTCGCGGGCAACATGCTCACGCTCGCCGTGCTGATGGGGGCGATGCTGCTCATCTTCCTGAGTCAGCTGGTGATGTTCCAGGTCGCCGTCAACCCCACCCAGGTCCTCGCGGTGGTGGGGCTCTGGTTCGAGCTGCTCGTGCTCACCAGCGCGGGCATCCTCTTCTCCAGCTTCGCGGGCCCCGCCGTCTCGGCCATCGCCACCACGGGCATCTACTTCGCGGGCCACCTGGCCAATGACCTCTTCGACATCGCGCAGCGGCTGGATGACGGCCCCGTGAAGGCAGTGGCCACCGCGCTCTACTACCTGTTGCCGAACCTGGAGAAGATGAACTTCCGTCCCCAGGCCACCTATGCCCTGCCCGTGGACGCCTCCACGTTCTTCTCCGGCGTGGGCTACGGTCTGGGCTGGGCCGCGCTGTTCACCGCGGCCGCCATCTTCATCTTCGAGCGACGCGACTTCCGCTGA
- a CDS encoding ABC transporter ATP-binding protein, which translates to MTLNSTDAPPIQVRGLSKTYKVGFWFNKTVRALQGLDLEVGTGQIYGLLGPNGAGKSTTIKILMNLVRPSGGTAHLYGQPVDQAATRRMVGFLPENPSPYEYLTGREFVTLAGQLSGMSGHELDLRVKEVLGAVDMSHAEKLQIRRYSKGMVQRVALAQALVSKPKMLILDEPTSGLDPVGRRQMRDLILAERDRGTTVLFCSHIIPDVEALCDRLAVLVGGRRVREGSVQQLLSAQVPSVEVVVEGLKLDQVKNLGVALESTQALDGRVLLQVADSDSQRLLGQVLAAGGRVNSLQAAKFSLEQLFMDALKDSGRATSVGGEINT; encoded by the coding sequence ATGACACTCAACTCGACTGACGCACCGCCCATCCAGGTCCGAGGCCTGTCGAAGACCTACAAAGTAGGCTTCTGGTTCAACAAGACTGTTCGCGCGCTCCAGGGGCTGGACCTCGAGGTGGGCACCGGGCAGATCTACGGCCTGCTCGGTCCCAATGGCGCCGGCAAATCCACGACCATCAAGATCCTCATGAACCTGGTGCGCCCCAGCGGCGGCACGGCGCACCTGTATGGGCAGCCCGTGGACCAGGCGGCGACGCGGCGGATGGTGGGCTTCCTGCCGGAGAACCCCTCGCCCTACGAATACCTCACCGGTCGTGAGTTCGTGACGCTCGCCGGGCAGCTCAGCGGCATGAGCGGCCACGAGTTGGACTTGCGGGTGAAGGAGGTCCTCGGCGCGGTGGACATGAGCCACGCGGAGAAGCTGCAGATCCGCCGCTACTCGAAGGGCATGGTCCAGCGCGTCGCGCTCGCGCAGGCGCTGGTGTCCAAGCCGAAGATGCTCATCCTCGACGAGCCGACGAGCGGCCTGGACCCCGTGGGCCGCAGGCAGATGCGAGACCTCATCCTCGCCGAGAGGGACCGGGGCACCACCGTCCTGTTCTGCAGCCACATCATCCCGGACGTCGAGGCGCTCTGCGACAGGCTCGCGGTGCTCGTGGGTGGCCGCCGCGTGCGCGAGGGCAGCGTGCAGCAGCTGCTCTCCGCGCAGGTGCCCTCCGTCGAAGTCGTGGTCGAGGGCTTGAAGCTGGACCAGGTGAAGAACCTGGGTGTGGCGCTGGAGTCCACGCAGGCCCTGGATGGTCGCGTGCTGTTGCAGGTCGCCGACTCGGACAGCCAGCGGCTGCTGGGGCAGGTGCTCGCGGCGGGTGGTCGGGTCAACAGCCTCCAGGCGGCGAAGTTCTCCCTGGAGCAACTCTTCATGGATGCCCTGAAGGATTCCGGACGGGCGACGAGCGTCGGCGGGGAGATCAACACATGA
- a CDS encoding tetratricopeptide repeat protein, which translates to MDSADSRSFRLTPRTQVLLVALTAALVYAGTLSNGFVYDDVQLVVDNPWLRSWSELSNAFQRPLFPVEDGAINDSARGPAASYFRPLAHVLFFAQRAVFGLEAWGFHLVLLLMHAAVCALVLWLLRACLKVKEPGASPAAEWGALAGALLFAVHPVHTESVAWLSGCMDVAATLLVLLAVRLMVAGPSSWGRGVGAGLLWAAGLLFKEVAVVFPAVLWATDRATGEGVSPPGLKGWVRRYAPLGVGALGYAALRLNAVGLSVPLQGGEGSGGLYPLHLLALVGKLGGKLFWPHPLVVTIPSQVSPLVSEVVLGSVLLLLLAGALWRSWRASPAVLAGGVWLLTPLLPIFLMQLRGVEAYAERFLYLPSVGFCLLMAVGAKWVLERWPGQSRALGLAAGGVVVVFAALTLARVPAWRDDISLWEDTLSKTPEEPSIHAYLGASYLKARRVEEAIAPLQVAVAAMPQLYQPQSDLAVAYALMGRMDLAVPQLERVHAMRPREPVVLHNLGLALRKSGRLEEAVERFRAVLRLAPRRADSHLELGRTLLQLGRPAEAVVSLEEALRLRPDSAPARDGLRQARLAVGATP; encoded by the coding sequence ATGGACTCCGCCGACTCCCGCTCCTTTCGCCTCACACCTCGAACCCAGGTGCTGCTCGTCGCCTTGACGGCGGCGCTCGTCTACGCCGGGACGTTGTCCAACGGCTTCGTCTACGACGATGTGCAACTGGTGGTGGACAACCCCTGGCTGCGCTCCTGGAGCGAGCTCTCGAACGCGTTCCAGCGTCCGCTGTTCCCGGTCGAGGATGGGGCCATTAACGACTCGGCGCGCGGTCCCGCGGCGAGCTACTTCCGGCCGCTCGCGCACGTGCTCTTCTTCGCGCAGCGGGCTGTCTTCGGGCTGGAGGCATGGGGCTTCCACCTGGTGTTGCTGCTGATGCACGCGGCGGTCTGCGCGCTGGTCCTCTGGCTGTTGCGCGCCTGCCTGAAGGTGAAGGAGCCCGGGGCATCGCCCGCCGCGGAGTGGGGCGCGCTGGCGGGGGCGCTCCTGTTCGCCGTGCACCCCGTGCACACCGAGTCGGTGGCGTGGCTGAGTGGCTGCATGGACGTGGCGGCGACGCTCCTGGTGCTGCTCGCCGTGCGGCTCATGGTGGCCGGGCCTTCGTCCTGGGGACGGGGCGTGGGGGCAGGGCTGCTGTGGGCCGCCGGGTTGCTCTTCAAGGAAGTGGCGGTGGTGTTCCCCGCCGTGCTCTGGGCCACGGACAGGGCGACGGGGGAGGGCGTTTCGCCACCAGGGCTCAAGGGCTGGGTGCGGCGCTATGCGCCGCTCGGCGTAGGCGCCCTGGGGTACGCGGCGCTCCGGTTGAACGCCGTCGGTCTCTCCGTGCCGCTCCAGGGAGGAGAAGGGAGCGGGGGCCTGTATCCGCTCCACCTGCTGGCGTTGGTGGGCAAGCTGGGCGGGAAGCTCTTCTGGCCTCATCCGCTCGTGGTGACGATTCCCTCGCAGGTGTCGCCCCTGGTCTCGGAGGTGGTGCTGGGGAGCGTCCTGCTCCTGCTGCTGGCGGGAGCGCTGTGGCGCTCATGGCGCGCGTCCCCGGCCGTGCTCGCCGGAGGCGTCTGGTTGCTGACGCCGCTGCTCCCCATCTTCCTCATGCAACTGCGAGGCGTGGAGGCCTACGCCGAGCGCTTCCTCTACTTGCCCTCCGTGGGTTTCTGCCTGCTGATGGCGGTGGGGGCGAAGTGGGTGCTCGAGCGTTGGCCCGGACAGTCGAGGGCACTGGGGCTCGCGGCGGGAGGCGTGGTGGTGGTCTTCGCGGCGTTGACGTTGGCCCGGGTGCCAGCCTGGCGCGATGACATCTCGTTGTGGGAGGACACCCTGTCGAAGACGCCGGAGGAGCCGAGCATCCACGCCTACCTGGGGGCGTCCTATCTCAAGGCTCGTCGGGTGGAGGAGGCGATCGCGCCGCTTCAGGTTGCGGTCGCGGCGATGCCTCAGCTCTATCAGCCGCAGAGCGACCTGGCCGTTGCGTATGCGCTGATGGGGCGGATGGACCTGGCTGTTCCCCAGCTCGAGCGCGTCCACGCGATGCGCCCCAGGGAGCCCGTCGTCCTTCACAATCTGGGGCTTGCCTTGCGCAAGTCCGGGCGGCTGGAGGAGGCGGTGGAGCGCTTCAGGGCCGTGCTACGGCTGGCGCCCCGGCGCGCGGACTCTCACCTGGAACTGGGGCGCACGCTGCTGCAACTGGGGCGCCCGGCCGAGGCCGTGGTTTCGCTGGAGGAGGCGTTGCGCCTGCGGCCGGACTCGGCTCCGGCGAGGGACGGGCTTCGGCAGGCGCGACTCGCGGTGGGCGCCACGCCGTGA
- a CDS encoding tetratricopeptide repeat protein, translating to MMRKLPPVLLAAGLVLVVTLSSAPRAPLYFGDRPVLPRAGFLKALFKAQIGLVADYFWLLTINRVGSARKISEYRDIYYYADLTTDLDPRFAKVYTFAGITIPIHFGREEYANVEESSRILRKGMVNAPEDKRIHFQLAYNLMFFERRYREAATIIEELAKEPGAPEWYSGLATRLYAQSGDFDTSLGLAQALRDSAEDDETRAYYERRVNEILQERLLQELDAAIQRYQQREGRPPTSLEALVASRDVRELPADPLGGKLFIGEDGRSYSTAARFRLEIIYDEKTEDGERLVPKPLDSKSQ from the coding sequence ATGATGCGCAAGCTGCCTCCCGTGCTCCTGGCCGCCGGTCTGGTCCTGGTGGTCACCCTCTCCAGCGCCCCTCGCGCCCCGCTCTACTTCGGCGACCGCCCGGTCCTGCCGCGCGCCGGCTTCCTCAAGGCGTTGTTCAAGGCGCAAATCGGATTGGTGGCCGACTACTTCTGGCTGCTGACCATCAACCGCGTCGGCTCCGCTCGGAAAATCTCCGAGTACCGCGACATCTATTACTACGCGGACCTGACCACGGACCTCGACCCCCGGTTCGCCAAGGTCTACACCTTCGCGGGCATCACCATCCCCATCCATTTTGGCCGCGAGGAGTATGCGAACGTCGAGGAGTCCTCGCGCATCCTCCGCAAGGGCATGGTCAACGCGCCCGAGGACAAGCGCATCCACTTCCAGCTCGCGTACAATCTGATGTTCTTCGAGCGGCGCTACCGGGAAGCGGCCACCATCATCGAGGAGCTCGCCAAGGAGCCGGGCGCGCCTGAGTGGTATTCGGGCCTGGCCACCCGGCTGTATGCCCAGTCAGGGGACTTCGATACGAGTCTGGGACTGGCGCAGGCCCTGCGTGACAGTGCGGAGGATGACGAGACGCGTGCCTACTACGAGCGGCGCGTGAACGAAATCCTCCAGGAGCGCTTGCTCCAGGAACTCGACGCCGCCATCCAGCGCTATCAGCAGCGAGAGGGCCGGCCCCCCACCTCCCTGGAGGCGCTCGTCGCCTCTCGGGACGTGAGGGAGCTGCCCGCCGACCCCCTGGGCGGAAAGCTCTTTATTGGAGAGGACGGTCGCAGCTATTCCACAGCCGCCAGGTTCCGGTTGGAGATCATCTACGACGAGAAGACCGAGGATGGAGAGCGCCTCGTTCCCAAGCCCCTGGATTCGAAGAGCCAATGA